A window of the Tunturibacter empetritectus genome harbors these coding sequences:
- a CDS encoding prephenate dehydrogenase — MERVFIIGTGLIGASTGLALRAAGFGGRIDGWDNSQLEMASAVQMGAIDGRAASRENALELARLADVIVLAVPVLAIKDWMQQLAPVLRSGQLVTDVGSTKLEIVELARELFAGDTTAVFLPGHPMAGKESGGALLAEAGLFDGAMWLFTPITPETTAMEREWRGWIGCFGSRMLDMDAMRHDEMCAWVSHLPQMLSTALSALLEERFGDAPEIAAIGGRALRETTRLGASPYSMWRDVAMTNSGPVADTLLAFEQRLQHVRENLRTPELRDEFALANRFRQRR; from the coding sequence ATGGAGCGGGTTTTCATCATTGGGACGGGATTGATTGGCGCTTCGACGGGCTTGGCGCTGCGTGCGGCTGGCTTTGGGGGGCGCATCGACGGATGGGATAACAGTCAACTCGAAATGGCTTCCGCGGTGCAGATGGGCGCGATCGATGGCAGGGCGGCGAGCCGCGAGAACGCTCTGGAGCTGGCCAGGCTGGCGGATGTGATTGTGCTGGCGGTGCCGGTGCTTGCGATCAAAGACTGGATGCAACAGTTGGCGCCGGTGCTGCGTTCGGGGCAGCTGGTGACCGATGTTGGGAGCACGAAGCTCGAGATTGTGGAGCTGGCGCGGGAGTTATTTGCGGGAGATACAACCGCCGTTTTTCTTCCTGGACATCCGATGGCGGGCAAAGAGTCCGGAGGGGCTCTGCTGGCGGAGGCTGGACTTTTTGATGGCGCGATGTGGTTGTTCACGCCGATCACGCCCGAGACGACGGCGATGGAGAGGGAGTGGCGTGGATGGATTGGCTGCTTCGGGTCGCGGATGCTGGACATGGATGCGATGCGGCACGACGAGATGTGCGCGTGGGTGAGTCATCTGCCGCAGATGCTCTCGACTGCGTTGTCAGCACTGCTGGAAGAAAGGTTTGGCGATGCTCCGGAGATTGCGGCGATCGGAGGACGTGCGCTGAGGGAGACGACGCGGTTGGGAGCCAGCCCGTACAGTATGTGGCGGGATGTCGCGATGACCAACTCGGGGCCGGTCGCCGATACGCTGCTGGCGTTTGAACAGCGATTGCAGCATGTTCGGGAGAATCTGCGGACGCCGGAGTTGCGGGATGAGTTTGCGCTGGCGAATAGGTTTCGTCAGCGGCGATGA
- the aroF gene encoding 3-deoxy-7-phosphoheptulonate synthase gives MIVAMHDQATEENIQQVIERMVELGFNVHRTTGAVQTILAGVGTPEHFEVAEFKVLAGVYDAYRISSPYKLAGRSFRPEGTTVTFPNGVVVGGKEVVVMAGPCSVESREQILTSAKQVAAAGAKFLRGGAFKPRSSPYSFQGMGLDGLKLLRDVSDETGLLVITEVMEISQIELMLPYIDCFQVGARNMQNFNLLRELGHVRKPVLMKRGISATIEEVLLSAEYILSGGNYNLMLCERGIRTYETYTRNTMDISAIPVLKKLTHLPVLGDPSHGVGIRDLVPPMALASVAAGADGLLMEMHPNPDKAMSDGAQSLYPEQLQKLMAQLKLLAPVVNRTMA, from the coding sequence ATGATAGTTGCGATGCATGACCAGGCGACGGAAGAGAATATCCAGCAGGTGATTGAACGGATGGTGGAGCTTGGCTTCAACGTTCACCGGACGACAGGCGCGGTACAGACGATTCTGGCGGGTGTGGGGACTCCGGAACACTTCGAGGTCGCCGAGTTCAAGGTGCTGGCCGGCGTTTATGACGCTTATCGCATCTCGTCGCCGTACAAGCTGGCGGGCAGGAGCTTCCGGCCGGAGGGAACGACGGTTACGTTTCCAAACGGTGTGGTGGTGGGCGGAAAAGAAGTGGTCGTGATGGCGGGGCCGTGCTCGGTGGAGTCTCGGGAGCAGATTCTGACCAGCGCGAAACAGGTTGCCGCTGCAGGTGCGAAGTTTTTGCGGGGGGGCGCGTTTAAGCCGAGGAGCTCACCGTATAGCTTTCAGGGCATGGGGCTGGATGGGTTGAAGCTGCTGCGTGACGTCTCAGATGAGACCGGGTTGCTGGTGATCACAGAGGTGATGGAGATCTCGCAGATTGAGCTGATGCTGCCGTATATCGACTGCTTTCAGGTGGGGGCGCGGAATATGCAGAACTTCAATCTGCTGCGCGAGCTGGGGCATGTGCGGAAGCCGGTGCTGATGAAGCGCGGGATCTCGGCGACGATTGAAGAGGTGCTGCTGAGCGCGGAGTACATTCTGTCCGGCGGCAACTATAACCTGATGCTGTGTGAGCGGGGGATCAGGACGTATGAGACTTATACGCGGAATACGATGGATATCTCGGCAATTCCGGTGCTGAAGAAGCTTACGCACCTGCCTGTGCTGGGCGATCCATCGCATGGCGTTGGGATTCGCGACCTGGTGCCGCCGATGGCTCTGGCGAGTGTGGCGGCTGGGGCAGATGGACTGCTGATGGAGATGCATCCGAACCCCGATAAGGCGATGAGCGATGGGGCGCAGAGCTTGTATCCGGAACAGTTACAGAAGCTGATGGCACAGCTGAAGTTGCTGGCTCCAGTGGTGAACAGGACAATGGCGTAA
- a CDS encoding chorismate mutase: MDISDWRQKIDELDVEIVRLINQRAEAARAIGELKKTANLPVYEPRREQEVFDRVRKANPGPLADAELLHVYERIIDVMRTLQRRDL; this comes from the coding sequence ATGGATATCTCCGACTGGAGACAGAAGATCGACGAGTTGGATGTCGAGATTGTTCGACTCATCAACCAGCGGGCAGAGGCTGCACGCGCGATTGGAGAACTCAAAAAGACTGCGAACCTGCCGGTCTATGAGCCGCGGCGGGAGCAGGAGGTCTTCGACCGTGTCCGCAAGGCAAATCCGGGACCGCTGGCGGACGCTGAGTTGCTCCACGTGTATGAGCGGATCATCGACGTGATGCGGACGCTGCAGCGAAGAGATCTTTAA
- the trpA gene encoding tryptophan synthase subunit alpha produces MAIEFRKKPGIVAYLTAGDPDLTTTRDIALAAIDNGADVIELGVPFSDPLADGPVIQRASERAVARGVRLTDVLELAKELRAVRPSAGLVLFSYLNPVMRMGMETFCARAAEAGADGVLLTDMIVEEAGEYLEAMKAHGLAPIFLAAPTSPDARLKAIAGVSQGFVYAISRVGITGTQQKVAGDASELVTRLRQFTKLPIAVGFGISNAEHVKAVGEFADAAIIGSAIVALIEKTQPTDAATAVGQFIAGLRA; encoded by the coding sequence GTGGCGATTGAGTTTAGGAAGAAGCCGGGGATTGTTGCTTATTTGACGGCGGGCGATCCTGATTTGACGACTACTCGGGATATTGCGCTGGCTGCGATCGATAATGGCGCGGATGTGATTGAGTTGGGTGTGCCTTTCAGTGATCCGCTAGCGGACGGGCCGGTGATTCAGCGAGCCAGTGAGCGGGCCGTGGCGCGAGGGGTAAGGTTGACCGACGTGCTGGAGCTGGCAAAGGAGTTGCGCGCCGTTCGGCCTTCGGCTGGGTTGGTCTTGTTTTCTTATTTGAATCCTGTGATGCGGATGGGGATGGAGACGTTTTGCGCGCGTGCGGCGGAGGCTGGTGCGGATGGAGTGTTGCTGACGGACATGATCGTCGAAGAGGCGGGGGAGTATCTGGAGGCGATGAAGGCCCACGGGCTGGCACCGATCTTTCTGGCGGCGCCAACTAGTCCTGATGCCCGGTTGAAGGCGATTGCGGGAGTGTCGCAGGGGTTTGTGTACGCGATCTCGCGGGTGGGAATAACCGGGACGCAGCAGAAGGTGGCCGGTGATGCTTCGGAGCTGGTGACGCGGCTGCGGCAGTTTACGAAGCTGCCGATCGCCGTAGGGTTCGGGATCTCGAACGCTGAGCACGTGAAGGCGGTGGGGGAGTTTGCCGATGCGGCCATTATCGGGAGCGCTATTGTGGCTTTGATCGAGAAGACTCAGCCTACCGATGCCGCGACTGCGGTTGGACAGTTCATTGCGGGGTTGAGAGCATGA
- the trpB gene encoding tryptophan synthase subunit beta: MSAGTASSGTTIGAAVAGRFGAYGGRYVPETLMAALEELEEAYALAQRDAAFQAELDDLLHHYCGRPTPLYFAKRLTGQLGGAKIYLKREDLLHTGAHKINNALGQGLLARRMGKQRIIAETGAGQHGVATATVCALLGLECVVYMGEEDMRRQELNVYRMRLLGAEVRGVSAGSATLKDAINEAMRDWVTNVRTTYYILGSALGAHPYPTMVRDFHRVISREARAQMLEQEGKLPTAIVACVGGGSNAIGAFYEFLPDAKVQLIGVEAGGRGTALGEHAARFQKVGGGLPGVLQGTYSYVLQNNAGQVSSTHSVSAGLDYASVGPEHAMLHDSGRASYVSCSDDAALKATVTLSRTEGILPALESAHAVAEAIRLAPTMAKTDVLMVNLSGRGDKDMGILARELDLKGA; the protein is encoded by the coding sequence TGAGGAGTTGGAAGAGGCGTATGCATTGGCTCAAAGGGATGCGGCGTTTCAAGCTGAGTTGGATGATCTGCTGCACCACTACTGCGGGCGGCCTACTCCGCTCTACTTTGCGAAGAGGCTGACCGGGCAGCTGGGCGGGGCGAAGATCTATTTGAAGCGCGAAGATCTGCTGCATACCGGCGCGCACAAGATCAATAACGCACTGGGCCAGGGGTTGCTGGCACGGCGGATGGGGAAGCAACGGATCATTGCGGAGACAGGTGCGGGGCAGCATGGGGTGGCAACGGCGACGGTTTGCGCGTTGCTGGGTCTGGAGTGCGTCGTCTACATGGGCGAGGAGGACATGCGGCGGCAGGAGCTGAATGTCTACCGGATGCGGCTGCTGGGTGCGGAGGTGCGCGGGGTTTCGGCGGGGTCGGCTACGTTGAAGGATGCGATCAACGAGGCGATGCGGGATTGGGTGACGAATGTGCGGACGACTTATTACATTCTCGGCAGCGCGCTGGGGGCGCATCCTTATCCGACGATGGTGCGGGACTTTCATCGCGTGATCAGCCGGGAGGCGCGGGCGCAGATGCTGGAGCAGGAGGGGAAGCTGCCTACGGCGATCGTTGCCTGCGTGGGCGGCGGCTCGAATGCTATTGGCGCGTTCTATGAGTTTTTGCCGGATGCGAAGGTGCAGCTGATCGGCGTTGAGGCTGGCGGTCGCGGGACGGCGTTGGGAGAGCATGCGGCGCGGTTTCAAAAGGTTGGCGGTGGCTTGCCCGGGGTGCTGCAGGGTACGTACTCGTATGTGTTACAAAATAATGCCGGCCAAGTGAGCAGTACGCACTCGGTCTCTGCCGGGCTGGACTATGCGAGTGTGGGACCGGAGCATGCGATGCTGCATGATTCGGGGCGGGCGAGCTATGTCTCGTGCTCGGATGATGCAGCCTTGAAGGCTACCGTGACGCTGTCGCGGACGGAGGGGATTCTGCCTGCACTTGAGAGTGCTCATGCGGTGGCTGAAGCGATTCGACTGGCTCCGACGATGGCGAAGACGGATGTGTTGATGGTGAATCTGTCGGGGCGCGGCGATAAGGATATGGGTATTCTGGCGCGAGAGCTTGATTTGAAGGGAGCTTGA